In the genome of Candidatus Saccharibacteria bacterium oral taxon 488, one region contains:
- a CDS encoding family 1 glycosylhydrolase has translation MTAKQSERIVFPKKFLWGAATSAHQVEGGLVNQWTTWELEHAKRLSVQALHQFGDIDSWPRIKKEATRSDNYVSGRGVDHYHRYEEDFAILKSLNMNAFRFCIEWARIEPQEGAWDAAAIAHYRTYLRTLKKMGITPVVTLFHFTLPEWFAAKGGFEKRRNIKYFVYYVEKVLSELGRDIEWIVTINEPTVYAGESYLEGHWPPNKTRKRDMLRVLYNLVTAHKKVYKLTRARKKWKVSMAHHLIYCYPGDDAILSRASARVAHYFLNTWVLRRVRRHSDFLAINYYFARRIYGYRAHDPYLKVSDLGWDMQPDKLQYLLEDVAERYRLPIMITENGLADGTDSQRQWWLTETIKAMHEALKRDIKLIGYLHWSLLDNFEWDKGYWPKFGLAAVNRQTMTRTVRPSARWFAAVIKKLRV, from the coding sequence ATGACAGCGAAGCAATCTGAACGCATCGTGTTTCCGAAGAAGTTTTTATGGGGTGCAGCGACGTCGGCGCATCAGGTCGAGGGTGGCCTGGTGAACCAGTGGACGACGTGGGAGCTTGAACATGCCAAGCGGCTGTCCGTGCAGGCGCTGCATCAATTTGGTGATATTGACAGCTGGCCGCGCATCAAAAAAGAGGCGACCAGGTCTGACAACTACGTATCGGGGCGGGGTGTCGATCATTACCATCGCTATGAGGAAGATTTCGCGATTCTCAAGAGCCTCAACATGAATGCCTTTCGATTCTGTATTGAATGGGCGCGAATTGAGCCGCAAGAGGGCGCGTGGGATGCGGCGGCGATCGCCCACTATCGGACGTATCTACGGACGCTGAAAAAGATGGGTATTACACCGGTGGTGACGCTGTTTCATTTTACACTACCAGAGTGGTTTGCGGCCAAGGGCGGCTTTGAAAAGCGGCGCAATATCAAATATTTCGTGTATTACGTTGAGAAAGTTTTGAGCGAGTTGGGGCGCGACATTGAGTGGATCGTGACCATTAACGAGCCGACCGTGTACGCCGGCGAGAGCTACCTCGAGGGGCATTGGCCGCCGAATAAAACTCGTAAGCGTGATATGCTGCGCGTGCTCTATAACCTCGTTACGGCGCATAAAAAAGTGTATAAATTGACGCGTGCTCGCAAAAAGTGGAAGGTGTCGATGGCGCATCATCTGATCTATTGCTATCCTGGCGATGATGCGATTCTTAGTCGTGCTAGTGCGCGGGTGGCACATTATTTCTTGAACACGTGGGTGCTGCGTCGAGTGCGGCGGCATAGTGATTTCTTGGCGATCAATTATTACTTTGCCCGGCGGATTTATGGCTATCGGGCGCATGATCCGTATCTGAAGGTCAGTGATCTTGGCTGGGATATGCAGCCGGATAAATTGCAGTATCTACTGGAGGACGTAGCCGAGCGCTATCGGTTGCCGATTATGATTACCGAGAATGGGCTGGCGGACGGCACTGATAGCCAGCGGCAGTGGTGGCTGACCGAGACGATCAAGGCAATGCACGAGGCGCTAAAGCGCGATATCAAGCTGATTGGTTATCTACACTGGAGTCTGCTTGATAATTTTGAATGGGACAAGGGCTATTGGCCAAAGTTTGGTCTGGCGGCAGTCAACCGGCAGACCATGACCCGGACGGTACGGCCGAGCGCCCGCTGGTTTGCGGCGGTGATCAAGAAGCTGCGCGTGTAG